A DNA window from Impatiens glandulifera chromosome 7, dImpGla2.1, whole genome shotgun sequence contains the following coding sequences:
- the LOC124945149 gene encoding KH domain-containing protein At2g38610-like: MSGLYNPNFSPARAVSPQIRSASDVESNQYLTELLAEHQKMAPFMQVLPNCSRLLNQEILRISGMMPNQAFGELDRLRHRSPSPMASSNIIPNVGRIGGWNGGLPQERLSRPPGMTMDWQGAPASPSSYTVKRILRLEIPVDIYPNFNFVGRLLGPRGNSLKRVEVTTGCRVFIRGNGSIKDPDKEEKLRGRPGYEHLNEPLHILIEADLPANIIEMRLRQAQEIIEELLKPVEESDDYIKRQQLRELALLNSNFREESPGPSGSVSPFNTSGMKRPKTGR, from the exons ATGTCGGGTCTATATAATCCTAACTTCTCTCCGGCAAGAGCCGTTTCTCCTCAGATTAGAAGTGCGTCAGATGTGGAAAG TAATCAGTATTTGACGGAGTTGTTGGCAGAACATCAAAAGATGGCACCATTCATGCAGGTTCTACCAAACTGTAGTAGACTTTTGAATCAAG aGATTTTAAGAATTTCAGGAATGATGCCCAACCAAGCCTTTGGTGAACTAGACAGATTGCGACATAGAAGCCCGAGTCCTATGGCCTCTTCAAACATCATACCTAATGTTGGAAGGATTGGGGGCTGGAATGGTGGCCTTCCACAAGAG AGATTGAGCAGACCACCTGGAATGACTATGGATTGGCAAGGGGCGCCAGCAAGTCCCAGTTCATACACTGTCAAGAGGATTTTGCGTTTAGAGATTCCTGTAGATATTTATCCAAAT TTCAACTTTGTTGGGCGACTGTTGGGACCCAGGGGCAATTCCCTAAAACGGGTTGAAGTTACTACTGGATGCCGGGTTTTCATAAGGGGAAATGGGTCAATCAAGGATCCAGACAAG GAAGAGAAGCTGCGTGGAAGGCCAGGGTACGAGCATTTGAACGAGCCTCTCCACATCTTAATCGAGGCTGATTTACCTGCAAACATAATTGAAATGAGACTAAGGCAGGCGCAGGAAATCATAGAAGAGTTGCTGAAACCCGTG GAGGAATCTGATGATTATATAAAGAGACAACAATTGAGAGAGCTAGCTTTGTTGAACTCCAACTTCAGGGAAGAGAGCCCCGGACCCAGTGGCAGCGTTTCTCCTTTCAATACCAGTGGCATGAAACGTCCCAAAACCGGGCGCTGA
- the LOC124910605 gene encoding serine/threonine-protein kinase AtPK2/AtPK19-like, producing MVSSPLHPVTENKVCKSFLTQLFVSKSVPDVVIQEDLELDFSDVFGPLPSQASTTEVVDVYDAPMIIYRSHSLVGPSNSLAGLVERDNNNDDVKEVQELLAVDSVKCTEEKDPIDVLTVVGLEDFDVMKVVGQGAFGKVFQVRKRGTSEIYAMKVMRKDKIMERNHAEYMKAERDILTKIQHPFIVQLRYSFQTKYRLYLVLDFVNGGHLFFQLYHQGLFREDLGRVYAAEIVSAVAHLHANSIMHRDLKPENILVDVDGHVILTDFGLAKQFDDNTRSNSMCGTVEYMSPEIILGKGHDKAADWWSVGILLFEMLTGKPPFCGGNRDKIQQKIVKDKIKLPSYLSSEAHSILKALLQKDPSKRLGNGGKGSEEVKGHKWFKPINWKKLDARQIQPSFRPEIAGSHCIANFDKRWTDMPLQDSPAGSPTTAVNPFQGFTYVSPAASFLQRTSPSPSPS from the exons ATGGTTTCTTCTCCGCTTCACCCCGTGACTGAAAACAAAGTCTGCAAATCTTTCCTTACCCAGCTTTTCGTATCAAAGAGTGTCCCTGATGTGGTTATCCAAGAAGACCTTGAGCTAGACTTTTCTGATGTTTTTGGTCCTTTGCCATCTCAAGCATCAACAACTGAAGTTGTTGATGTCTACGACGCGCCAATGATCATCTATCGTTCACATTCTTTGGTTGGTCCTTCCAATTCTTTGGCTGGACTTGTTGAGAGGGACAATAATAATGATGATGTTAAAGAAGTTCAAGAACTTTTGGCCGTTGATTCTGTAAAATGTACTGAAGAGAAGGATCCCATTGATGTCCTTACTGTAGTAGGCCTTGAAGATTTTGATGTTATGAAGGTTGTGGGGCAAGGTGCATTTGGAAAAGTTTTTCAGGTCAGAAAACGGGGCACTTCTGAAATATATGCGATGAAGGTCATGCGTAAGGACAAGATAATGGAGAGGAACCATGCTGAATATATGAAAGCCGAGAGGGATATTTTGACAAAGATACAACACCCATTTATTGTGCAGCTTCGATATTCTTTCCAG ACAAAATACAGGCTATATCTTGTGCTGGATTTTGTAAATGGGGGACATCTGTTTTTTCAGCTCTACCATCAGGGTCTCTTTAG GGAGGATTTGGGTCGTGTTTATGCTGCAGAGATTGTGTCGGCAGTGGCTCATCTTCATGCCAATAGTATAATGCACAGGGATCTAAAACCGGAGAATATCTTAGTCGATGTAGATGGCCAT GTTATATTGACTGATTTTGGCTTGGCAAAGCAATTTGACGACAATACTAGATCAAACTCTATGTGTGGAACAGTTGAATATATGTCACCTGAAATTATTCTCGGGAAAGGCCATGACAAGGCTGCTGATTGGTGGAGCGTGGGGATATTATTGTTTGAGATGCTCACAGGGAAG CCTCCATTCTGTGGTGGAAACCGAGACAAAATTCAACAGAAGATTGTGAAGGACAAAATAAAGTTGCCTTCGTATCTGTCGAGTGAGGCTCATTCAATTTTAAAAGCT CTTCTACAAAAAGACCCAAGCAAGCGGCTAGGAAACGGGGGCAAGGGTAGTGAGGAAGTGAAAGGCCATAAGTGGTTCAAGCCGATAAACTGGAAGAAACTTGATGCAAGACAAATTCAGCCAAGCTTCAGGCCTGAAATTGCGGGGTCCCATTGCATAGCAAATTTCGACAAGAGATGGACCGATATGCCCCTGCAGGATTCTCCGGCTGGAAGCCCCACAACTGCTGTAAACCCGTTTCAGGGATTTACTTATGTGAGTCCTGCTGCGTCTTTTCTTCAGAGGACCAGCCCCAGTCCCAGCCCTTCCTAA
- the LOC124910610 gene encoding uncharacterized protein LOC124910610, translating into MVDSNHSPIFSVECSIDSSLAEELKAIREKLKRLRLEKQKTTKLLDDRDFILDKNMKEINNRGQTQKMLQMELDRLCRLNQFQISSMKMSPIKSLREENQGGVIRKINFQDQQSDTSASIHK; encoded by the exons ATGGTTGATTCAAATCATTCGCCAATATTCTCAGTGGAGTGCAGTATAGATTCGTCCCTTGCCGAGGAGCTAAAGGCCATTCGCGAGAAGCTGAAACGACTGAGATTGGAGAAACAGAAGACCACGAAGCTACTTGATGACAGAGATTTCATACTCGATAAGAACATGAAGGAGATTAATAACAGAGGCCAAACCCAGAAGATGCTTCAAATGGAACTAGATCGACTCTGCCGACTCAACCAATTCCAAATCTCTTCCATG AAAATGTCACCAATCAAGTCCTTGAGAGAAGAGAATCAAGGAGGAGTTATAAGGAAGATCAACTTTCAAGATCAACAATCAGATACTTCAGCTTCTATTCATAAATGA
- the LOC124910607 gene encoding protein RETICULATA-RELATED 3, chloroplastic-like codes for MAMAAQLLHAPILGQQKQQQVNNHLIGNRSISNLLQSRSFPSSSSSSSVFPMRIGLLNPTSFNKFHFSCASVGGGGIGGKSGAGGGGGGGGGDGDSSDDSSSPSWVGPVGAFVNGWRSRVAADPQFPFKVLMEELVGVSANVFGDMASRPNFGLNELDFVFSTLVVGSIVNFVLMYLLAPTISVSPQSLPGLFSNCPTSHMFEPGAYSLASRLGTFVYKGTIFAGVGFAAGLVGTVISNLLIKMRKKMDPNFESANKGPPTVLNALTWAMHMGFSSNLRYQSLNGIEFMMEKNFSAVIFKSSVVLLRCLNNIVGGMTFVMLARLTGSQSVDGGKKMKVAEEDEGIVVVEEDDEIGRPLVTK; via the coding sequence atggcTATGGCGGCGCAACTTCTTCATGCACCTATATTAGGGCAGCAGAAGCAGCAGCAAGTTAACAATCATCTGATCGGAAATCGCAGCATTTCAAATCTGTTACAATCTAGATCGTTTCCTTCATCATCTTCCTCCTCCTCTGTCTTTCCCATGCGCATTGGCCTCTTAAACCCTACTTCGTTTAACAAGTTCCATTTTTCCTGCGCATCCGTCGGAGGCGGCGGGATCGGAGGAAAATCTGGCGCTGGcggtggtggtggaggtggtggtggagatggAGATTCGTCTGATGATTCATCTTCACCGTCGTGGGTTGGACCGGTAGGAGCATTTGTAAACGGATGGAGATCGAGAGTTGCGGCGGATCCCCAATTCCCATTCAAGGTTCTAATGGAGGAATTAGTCGGTGTAAGTGCAAACGTTTTTGGCGACATGGCTTCCAGGCCGAATTTTGGCCTAAACGAATTGGATTTTGTGTTCTCTACTCTGGTAGTAGGGTCAATAGTGAATTTCGTCCTGATGTATCTATTAGCCCCCACGATTTCCGTCTCACCCCAAAGTTTACCCGGTTTATTCTCCAATTGTCCGACGAGCCACATGTTTGAACCGGGGGCATACAGTTTGGCTAGCCGATTAGGGACATTCGTTTACAAAGGAACAATATTTGCAGGAGTGGGATTTGCAGCTGGTTTAGTTGGGACTGTTATATCGAACTTGCTGATTAAGATGAGGAAAAAGATGGATCCTAACTTTGAATCGGCTAATAAAGGGCCGCCTACTGTTTTGAACGCTCTTACATGGGCGATGCACATGGGTTTTAGCAGTAATTTGAGATACCAGAGCTTGAATGGGATTGAGTTCATGATGGAGAAGAATTTTTCAGCTGTGATTTTCAAGAGTAGTGTTGTGCTATTGAGATGCTTGAATAATATTGTGGGTGGGATGACTTTTGTGATGTTGGCTAGGTTGACTGGTTCGCAGAGTGTTGATGGTGGGAAGAAGATGAAGGTAGCTGAAGAAGATGAAGGTATAGTTGTAGTTGAAGAAGACGATGAGATTGGGCGTCCACTTGTGACGAAATAG
- the LOC124910604 gene encoding putative GPI-anchored protein pfl2: MNRTLKESLTGGRNVTVGSLHRRGPVHKDSDDKLDLFAKNRRTLSVASSDESDISVKLGRLSVGSVKLTRNGVDDILSSTDGGKHDYDWLLTPPETPLTSSDGSETRPSLTAPRRGSLNRSASTAKTSSRLSVTHSESNNSSRPVRSSSVTRSSVSYNTQYNNSSTSYTNKSTSILNTSSSSVSSYSRPSTPTRSSSSIARPSTPSSRSISSRSSTPSRTRPGLSNSSSSIDRTKPSQTSRSQIPAITNSLTTRSVSRPSTPTRRNINPPPSTANLLPASTSNVRFPTLSSSSRPSSPNRQNRPTAPSSRPSSPSSRPRPTVPLVLPDFPLDTPPNLRTSFPPDRPLSAGRSRPGSVVTSKVNVEASTPNLTRRQTASPIRRLSEPNNTRGRLHGHGQATDSFDSHSSSRKPIKISSSTTTSMENNGFGRNISKKSMDMAMRHMDIRLSGSSLFPQSIRSGNNNNNKGGQAIHVSNGNLSSLYENGDYASYRHENGNGNYERLSVRAEPEFYETSRYDAILLKEDLKNTNWLHSIDDKSDQGSIFDHGFEPLPEPFDPL; encoded by the exons atgaatcgaacattgaaggAATCCTTGACCGGCGGTAGGAATGTAACAGTCGGATCACTCCATCGCCGAGGTCCTGTTCATAAGGATTCTGACGATAAACTGGATCTCTTCGCTAAGAACCGTCGGACTCTCTCCGTTGCTTCCTCTGATGAATCCGACA TTTCGGTGAAATTGGGAAGACTTTCAGTTGGATCAGTAAAATTGACTAGGAACGGTGTTGATGATATACTATCATCAACTGATGGTGGTAAACATGATTATGATTG GCTTCTTACTCCTCCAGAAACTCCTCTTACTTCTTCGGATGGATCTGAAACTCGGCCATCATTGACTGCTCCAAGAAGAGGTTCCTTGAATAGATCAGCTTCCACCGCCAAGACATCATCGAGA CTTTCGGTAACGCATTCAGAAAGCAACAACTCTTCCAGACCAGTGAGAAGCAGTTCTGTAACTCGTTCTTCAGTTTCTTATAACACACAGTATAATAATAGTTCAACTTCATATACAAACAAATCAACCTCAATCCTCAATACTAGCTCCTCCTCAGTTTCATCATACTCCAGACCATCAACACCAACTCGATCCTCATCATCTATTGCAAGACCATCCACTCCATCTTCTCGCTCAATTTCATCTCGATCCTCAACTCCATCAAGAACACGTCCAGGACTATCCAACTCCTCCTCATCAATCGATAGAACTAAACCATCCCAAACTTCAAGGTCTCAAATTCCCGCAATCACAAACTCTTTAACAACTCGATCTGTTTCTAGGCCATCAACACCTACGCGTAGGAATATCAATCCACCACCATCAACAGCCAATCTTTTGCCAGCTTCAACATCAAATGTGCGTTTTCcaacattatcatcatcatctcgGCCTAGCTCCCCTAATAGACAAAATCGACCAACTGCCCCCTCATCCCGACCTAGTTCACCAAGCTCACGTCCTCGGCCAACAGTTCCTTTGGTTCTCCCTGATTTCCCTCTCGACACACCACCCAATCTTCGTACAAGTTTTCCACCAGATAGGCCACTTTCTGCTGGTCGATCCAGACCAGGCTCGGTTGTTACTTCAAAGGTAAATGTAGAGGCCTCAACTCCAAATTTAACTAGAAGACAAACAGCATCCCCTATTCGTAGGCTCTCTGAACCTAACAATACGAGAGGACGTCTGCATGGGCATGGGCAAGCTACGGATTCATTTGATTCCCACTCATCTTCGAGGAAACCGATAAAGATTTCTTCATCTACAACAACATCCATGGAGAACAATGGTTTCGGAAGAAACATCTCGAAGAAGTCGATGGACATGGCTATGAGGCACATG GATATCAGACTATCAGGCTCGTCGCTATTCCCTCAGAGCATTCGATCAggcaataataataacaacaaagGGGGACAGGCAATTCATGTTTCAAATGGAAACTTGTCGTCTCTATATGAGAATGGGGATTATGCGAGTTACCGTCATGAAAATGGTAATGGAAACTACGAAAGACTATCGGTTAGAGCTGAACCTGAATTTTATGAGACGTCGCGATATGATGCGATATTGCTGAAAGAGGACTTGAAGAACACTAACTGGTTACATAGCATTGATGATAAGTCTGATCAAGGTTCCATCTTTGATCATGGTTTTGAGCCTCTCCCTGAACCATTTGATCCCTTATAA
- the LOC124910606 gene encoding 26S proteasome regulatory subunit 6B homolog has translation MAASAMVLDPNPTSDPPPFFPSMKHISNTDQSTAATSDDEDLYGRLKSLQRQLEFIDIQEEYVKDELKNLKRELLRAQEEVKRIQSVPLVIGQFMEMVDQNNGIVGSTTGSNYYVRILSTINRELLKPSASVALHRHSNALVDVLPPEADSSISLLSQSEKPDVTYSDIGGCDIQKQEIREAVELPLTHHDLYTQIGIDPPRGVLLYGPPGTGKTMLAKAVANHTTAAFIRVVGSEFVQKYLGEGPRMVRDVFRLAKENAPAIIFIDEVDAIATARFDAQTGADREVQRILMELLNQMDGFDQTVNVKVIMATNRADTLDPALLRPGRLDRKIEFPLPDRRQKRLIFQVCTAKMNLGDEVDLEDYVSRPDKISAADITAICQEAGMHAVRKNRYVILPKDFEKGYRTNVKKPDTDFEFYK, from the exons ATGGCAGCTTCAGCTATGGTTTTAGATCCAAACCCTACATCCGATCCACCACCGTTCTTCCCTTCAATGAAACACATCTCTAACACCGACCAATCCACGGCGGCGACTTCCGACGACGAAGATCTCTACGGCCGTCTCAAATCCCTACAGCGCCAACTCGAGTTCATCGATATTCAAGAAGAATACGTCAAGGACGAACTCAAAAACCTAAAGCGTGAGCTTCTTAGAGCACAAGAAGAAGTGAAGAGGATCCAATCGGTTCCTCTTGTCATAGGTCAGTTCATGGAGATGGTAGATCAAAACAACGGTATCGTTGGATCCACAACCGGATCTAATTACTACGTTCGTATTCTCAGTACGATTAATCGTGAACTGTTGAAGCCTTCCGCTTCCGTAGCACTTCACCGACATTCGAATGCTCTTGTTGATGTCTTGCCTCCTGAAGCTGATTCAAGTATTTCGCTTCTTAGTCAATCGGAGAAGCCTGATGTTACCTACAGT GATATTGGAGGATGTGATATACAGAAGCAGGAAATTCGTGAAGCTGTAGAATTGCCATTGACTCATCATGATCTGTATACTCAGATAGGTATTGATCCTCCAAGGGGAGTGTTGCTTTATGGTCCGCCAGGCACGGGTAAAACCATGCTTGCTAAGGCTGTTGCTAACCACACAACAGCTGCGTTTATTCGAGTTGTTGGGTCTGAATTTGTTCAGAAGTATCTCGGTGAG GGTCCTAGAATGGTTCGTGATGTGTTTCGTCTTGCTAAAGAGAATGCACCTGCTATAATCTTTATTGATGAGGTTGATGCAATTGCAACTGCTCGATTCGACGCCCAAACTGGAGCTGACAGAGAGGTTCAGCGTATTCTCATGGAACTTCTAAATCAG ATGGATGGATTTGATCAGACAGTAAATGTTAAGGTCATAATGGCGACCAATCGTGCCGACACTTTGGACCCTGCACTTCTTCGCCCAGGTAGACTTGATAGGAAGATTGAGTTCCCCTTACCCGACAGACGTCAAAAGAGGCTTATTTTTCAG GTCTGCACTGCTAAAATGAATTTGGGCGACGAGGTTGACTTGGAGGACTATGTTTCTAGACCCGATAAAATTAGTGCTGCTGAC ATAACTGCTATATGCCAAGAAGCTGGAATGCACGCAGTCCGCAAGAACAGGTATGTGATACTACCAAAAGACTTCGAGAAAGGGTACCGAACCAATGTTAAGAAACCAGATACGGATTTCGAATTCTACAAGTGA